The Vitis vinifera cultivar Pinot Noir 40024 chromosome 8, ASM3070453v1 genome segment ATCTCAATGCCTTGTCCCTTCTGCCCATTTGATCAATCTTAATCACTTAAAGCCATGCAATGATAAACAATAAGTTTACCAGAGGCAGCTGATGTGTTAGCTTGCTGGCAGGGCGCAAAATTCCAAGAGGGTCTATTGCTAAATCTGGATGCATTGGATCCACTTTTCCCATCGCAAGAAGTGCATGTGGTGCACtgcaataaggttcaaaattACCTTCAAATAAGCGAAATGGCATTTCTAGAAAAACATAACTTTCACACAAAGTGCTAGAAACTAGAACACCACTGGAACAGTAAGCAATCAACTATATTTTAGTGCATAGACAGACCTTCCAGGAACTGAATTAAAATCGCCACAAACCAGCATGGGAATGTCTGCACTGGCAGCTATTTTTTCCAAACCTTTTAAGAGAGTATGAACCTGATATGACAAACAAGAATATACataataaaatagtttgattAACTGAGACATAAGCACACGCATAAAAAAAGCCCCACTCAAGCtcactcaaaaataaaataaaattaattacctGCCACAACTTGACATCTTTCAATTCTTGATGAACATTTATGTGTGTATTTGCCTGAACTCCAGCACATCAGAAAACAAATGGTTACAAGATGCTTTCAAGAATGTTTGCAGAGGCAAAGGAAGAAAGGAGAGAAGCAGAGATGCCCATCCACATTTGTATTATAGGAAATTTATTGTGCACATTTTCACACATATTTAGCATCCTGGTATCTTGTATAATTAACAAATGAAGACATAAGCCTTAGCTGCTTCTTGAAACTTTTATAAAGAAATAGTCTGAGGAAGTTGGAAGGAAGAAGTTGGCTTTTCACAATGCAAAAGGATTGTTATAAGTCCACAAGTTGAGCTGCACAAACTTCAATTCTAAGGAGGAAACCCATCCAAATAAGCATTGGCAGAGCCAACAAAAGGCTTGAGGGGGGCcacaaatgaataaaaaatatttgtagttCAGTGGTAATCAAGGAATTCATCCCTTGTACCTGACAAAGGGTTCAAATCCCTGTAAgtgacaatttttaaaaaaaaaaattcaaagagggGGGGTTAGGATATGCCCCTCCTGGGCATGCCTTGGCCCTAAGTTTATTATTGACCAATAACAAACGTCAGTAGCACCTACAGTAGTCTATGAGCGCCTATGCACCTGTAACAGGTAGTCTTCAGGAACGTACCAGAGAGAACCACAACGGTCGATGTCAGTATTCACCAACCCCAAGAAGTTTAGACCAATGTGAATCAGAAGAATTAATGGAACAAACTCaactaaggaaaatgatagcAATGCTAGTTAGCGGACCAGAACCAACTCGTGTAAAATAAGATGACACGAGCAGGACAGCATGAGGGAGAGTGCTGAGTGAACAGAAGTCGCTATTTAGGCAAGCAAAATTGAAATGCACTAAGTCAATAAATTGTCCAATGTAAAAGGAATGCTTGATCTTCCTACAAGCCAATAAATTAACACATAAAGCACCCAAGGGTGAAAATACAAGTTAAAGAATGGATTTCATTGTTTGACAGAAATTCCAGAAAGAAATAATGGGAGGGCTTTTGCAACAGTTTCAGCAAGCAATATACAACAAAAGGAAGTTGCAACAACAATAATATCggcaacaaaaaaaatggttgtaACTATTCCCTCACCACACAAAGAAGTTGTCGTTTCCCAGGAATATCAGCACCCTGGTAACTGAATTTTGCTTCCAGGACTGCTATTAGTGCAACATTATCCTACAAATAGAATTAGATATTTCAAGTTAAGAGgccaacaaaaaacaaaatctaGGAGACAAAAAGCAAATGTTTAACTTCAAATGCAGTCAGGCCACCTTAACTAGTCGATTTAGAGCAGTTTTCTTTTGAGCACTTGGAACCACAGCGTCCGTCAAAGACTGGGCAGCCTTATTAAATTCAACCTGTATACAAGCATAAATCTATTTTAGCAAGTGCAATAACCACAGAAAACTGGAGTCCATAATACAAACACTTCATTACCTCATATTTTTTGACATGTGAAAATCTATCCCTGCGAAAAAATGTTGCACAACCATCAATTGTATGGATATTACCAGTGTAAACCTGCAAAAAGTCAACAAGATCAAAGGATTAATAACATACAGAATTTCAGAAGCTACTATCATAATGCAAAGAAATTCATCATGTACCTCGTTTGTTTTTCTCTTGTAAAGTGCTTGATATCCATGTTTGTCCAGCTCTGGGGcaaaaaattcctcaaaatgATCACTTTGAATCTGAAAGGAGGAAGCCATATCTACCATTAGTTAGTATGTAAAGGCACGTTTGGTGTTATAAACCCATCAAAAAGTTGACCCAACAGTCTGAAGATTTGTATCTCTAAACTGAGGATAAAGGGAACACATtggaaaagaaatacaaaaatatattcaGAAGCATGTCAGCATAGCTTTTGTTCTATTGAACCATCCCAATCGATTTACTTTCTTTCTACAACACCTCTTTTTCTCTTGATTGacaaaatttaacaaattaGGGTGACTTCCATATTGttgttgtatttttaaaatcagaGCACCACAGTAGACTGCAGTTAAGAATTATTAAATGCACTTTTAGAATAATACATATGCCACTTTGAAagcatcaaagaaaaaaaaaatctaaatatactGTCAAAGTAAAGCAGAACCCAAAGTCCAGCAAAAAATTAAGATAGAAGGTCAACAATTAATAGAAGTTCTTAAAAATGCCTAATTAGACTATGGCTTAATTCCTTACAAGCTACTCATGGAGCAATGAGGTTCTTAAAATATGGTTAGgctatcaaataacattttCCTTTGAACTGCCTTTGACTTCCAGGAGCCAAAATTGAACTGGAATAGAAGGCTAAAATTTTGTGTATCTCTGTAAATAATCCTTCAACATCCACATGACACATGTCAAAAAAGGTCAGAAGCTTAACCTGAAAGTCTCAATACATTGCTAGCAACACAAGAGAAATTGAATAACAATTAAAGTGTAACCTCAGATACCTCTTGCAGACAGACAATGTCAGCACGATATCCAACTATTTCCCGTAATAAATTCTGCTTGCGGTAAGGCCAAGAAAGAGCCCATGAGGGGCAGTAACTGTATAATTCACTGGTGGCGAACACATCGGACAAAATGTTGTATGAGAGCACAGTAAAGGTTCCTGCAGATGATATACGGCCATCTGAATCCAAATGCCCCACCATATCAACTCCACTGACTGAGATCAAGTGACGAGGAGTAGGTGAGGGAGCTGGAATGACTCGGGAAGTTAGTATATTGCTGCCATGTCCAACGGTCAGTTTTGTTTCTGCATCTACCACAACACACTCAAATTTGAGAACATGGCCAATATCATCGGCTGTTGGTGTATAGGTTTTAGAGCGTCCAACTTCAAACCAAGTTTCCCCACCACTTCTTTGAGTAACTGCAGCAGGATATAAAGGTGCTGAACCATTCGCCAAGCTAGCACTTGATGCAGAAGGAGCTAAACTAGTATTGATACTTCCAGATCCGGTACTATTGAAGCGGCCAAATAACTCTTCCTCTTCATTCCCATTTTCATTTACAGCACTAGCAGCCCGATCATGTAAAACACGATGATGCTGCCATGCATCCGAGAAGCACTTAGGAGAGCAATGGTAACTTTTGGCAACAGGTATTTTGGCCTTCACACAACCTAAGCACTGCAAAGTGGCATGCTCAGATGGATGTACACTACAGACAGCTACTTTTCTATCGCTTTGTATACGATACCTGCAATATAAATCCGACAACAGAAAATTTGTATAAATCTGGATATTACTAGCTGAAACCCAATGTTTTAAACCACTCATTAACAGATACAGATGTTGAATAATCATAAAAACCAGATATTATGAATAAACTATAACTTTCGCTGCCCAGATGCAATCAACAATCAGGTTATACAGCACAACTTACAACTTCTAAGAGCGCATAATGCAAATCTAGCATATGATGATAAAATTTCGAAATAAGATGGAGCACCCAACTTGGTATCTGAACAAAGAGCCCGAGACACTACAACTTCACCAGAACACAGTGTCACCTCATTaaacttttatttcattttatgtaCAGATCCTAGATAAAATTAGCCTTTTCCAATATTAATGTATTTAGACATCCAATTAACTCCTCATATCAAAATTCCATCTCACACTGCCCATTGAAAGATAAGATATGCTTCAGCCCTTTAGACTAGGGATGGCAGCAAGTACCCATACTAACCCCGGAGCCAACATGCCCAAACCCACCACCCAGTAGGTCAGAAATCTGATCTACAGGGCTT includes the following:
- the LOC100265801 gene encoding carbon catabolite repressor protein 4 homolog 1 — translated: MLSVLRVHLPSDIPIVGCELTPYVLLRRPDKNLTTEDVPESAPIEGHFLRYKWYRIQSDRKVAVCSVHPSEHATLQCLGCVKAKIPVAKSYHCSPKCFSDAWQHHRVLHDRAASAVNENGNEEEELFGRFNSTGSGSINTSLAPSASSASLANGSAPLYPAAVTQRSGGETWFEVGRSKTYTPTADDIGHVLKFECVVVDAETKLTVGHGSNILTSRVIPAPSPTPRHLISVSGVDMVGHLDSDGRISSAGTFTVLSYNILSDVFATSELYSYCPSWALSWPYRKQNLLREIVGYRADIVCLQEIQSDHFEEFFAPELDKHGYQALYKRKTNEVYTGNIHTIDGCATFFRRDRFSHVKKYEVEFNKAAQSLTDAVVPSAQKKTALNRLVKDNVALIAVLEAKFSYQGADIPGKRQLLCVANTHINVHQELKDVKLWQVHTLLKGLEKIAASADIPMLVCGDFNSVPGSAPHALLAMGKVDPMHPDLAIDPLGILRPASKLTHQLPLVSAYSSFARMGVGIGLEQQRRRLDPSTNEPLFTHCTRDFIGTLDYIFYTADSLTVESLLELLDEDSLRKDTALPSPEWSSDHIALLAEFRCKPRTRR